One Anaeromusa acidaminophila DSM 3853 genomic region harbors:
- a CDS encoding NAD(+)/NADH kinase: protein MLRIGIFPNKNKPLARNILNTLLQLITERGGQGLLPESLGTDWLGDQAACPDETLREQIDLAITLGGDGTLLSVSRRLACSGIPILGINLGQLGFLADVEVAELAQSMDCLFSGSYTLQQRIMVEAWVERGTEREFLSYAMNEVVVTKSGFSRLIDLEIAMKCEPVTKFSADGVIVATPTGSTGYSLSAGGPIVHPELDVLLLTPICSNTLHARPFVIPGHEELCIRVPAPQGDILVTADGQNGYHVQPGESICIRRAAAKTPFIRLPGTSYYEALRRKLWRNYEDRD from the coding sequence ATGCTGCGAATCGGTATATTCCCTAATAAAAATAAACCGTTAGCCAGAAATATTTTAAACACCCTGCTGCAGCTGATTACAGAACGAGGCGGACAAGGGCTGCTTCCAGAGTCATTAGGAACTGACTGGCTAGGAGATCAGGCTGCTTGTCCGGATGAAACCTTGCGGGAACAGATTGACCTGGCCATTACTCTGGGTGGAGACGGCACTTTGCTAAGTGTTTCCAGAAGACTGGCTTGCAGTGGCATCCCTATTTTGGGAATTAACTTGGGACAACTTGGCTTCCTAGCAGACGTAGAGGTAGCCGAATTGGCCCAAAGCATGGATTGCCTTTTTTCTGGTTCCTATACGCTGCAGCAGCGCATTATGGTGGAAGCCTGGGTAGAACGTGGCACAGAACGGGAATTCCTTTCGTATGCTATGAATGAAGTGGTAGTGACCAAAAGCGGCTTTTCCCGTCTGATCGATTTGGAAATAGCGATGAAATGCGAACCGGTGACCAAATTCTCCGCCGACGGCGTGATTGTGGCTACGCCAACCGGTTCCACCGGGTATTCGCTCTCCGCTGGAGGGCCGATTGTGCATCCAGAACTAGATGTGCTGCTGCTGACGCCAATCTGCTCGAATACTTTGCATGCAAGACCATTTGTCATTCCAGGGCACGAAGAACTGTGTATTCGAGTACCTGCGCCTCAAGGAGATATTTTAGTTACCGCCGATGGACAAAACGGGTATCATGTGCAACCGGGAGAATCGATTTGCATTCGTCGAGCTGCCGCCAAAACGCCGTTCATTCGTTTGCCGGGAACTTCTTATTATGAGGCGCTACGCCGTAAACTTTGGAGAAACTATGAAGATCGCGATTAA
- a CDS encoding tRNA (mnm(5)s(2)U34)-methyltransferase codes for MKIAINGLAIWQSLFLSKLASVRFAVDATAGNGHDTLFLAASTQPGCRIWALDIQAQALEKTKARLTEAQLQDKVTLCCHSHEELRKVLPEAPDCIVFNLGYLPGGDHSMTTQAVTTLPALEQALQLLRPGGWCSVMLYPGHKAGKEERQQILSWASSLERTAASASHWHMLNHQEGAPELLLLEKPC; via the coding sequence ATGAAGATCGCGATTAATGGTCTTGCTATTTGGCAGTCCTTGTTTTTGTCCAAGCTTGCTTCGGTTCGTTTCGCTGTCGACGCAACTGCCGGTAATGGCCATGACACCTTGTTCTTGGCTGCCTCTACGCAGCCGGGCTGCCGCATCTGGGCATTGGATATTCAAGCGCAGGCGTTGGAGAAAACAAAGGCTCGTTTGACGGAAGCCCAACTGCAGGATAAAGTTACTCTTTGCTGTCACAGCCATGAGGAACTGAGGAAAGTCCTTCCGGAAGCGCCTGATTGTATTGTTTTTAATCTTGGCTATTTACCAGGGGGAGATCATAGCATGACGACGCAGGCGGTTACTACGCTGCCTGCCTTGGAGCAAGCCCTGCAATTGTTGCGTCCCGGCGGCTGGTGCAGTGTTATGCTATATCCAGGTCATAAAGCTGGCAAAGAGGAACGGCAACAGATTTTGTCATGGGCGTCCTCTCTAGAACGCACTGCTGCCAGTGCAAGCCATTGGCATATGTTGAATCATCAAGAAGGCGCCCCGGAACTGCTCTTGTTAGAAAAGCCGTGTTAG
- the argR gene encoding arginine repressor: MKILRHAKIKEIVEQQVIETQEELAESLRSHGIEVTQATVSRDIKELRLIKVPTGDGRYRYAYPMEQSLLFSQSRMERMFRDSVVAIDYSENIIVLKTLPGGGQAVAATIDHAKWPEVIGTVAGDDNILVVVKPAQAAPTVADRFRGLL, from the coding sequence GTGAAAATATTACGTCATGCGAAAATCAAGGAAATCGTCGAACAACAAGTAATCGAAACCCAAGAGGAACTGGCGGAATCACTGCGCAGCCATGGCATCGAAGTGACACAGGCTACAGTATCTCGCGATATTAAAGAGCTGCGCTTGATTAAAGTTCCTACTGGCGATGGTCGTTATCGCTATGCCTACCCGATGGAACAAAGTTTGCTTTTTTCTCAATCCCGAATGGAACGGATGTTTCGCGACTCGGTAGTAGCTATTGACTATAGCGAAAATATTATCGTTTTAAAAACCTTGCCTGGCGGAGGACAAGCGGTAGCCGCCACCATTGACCATGCTAAGTGGCCGGAAGTGATCGGTACAGTAGCTGGTGATGACAATATTTTAGTAGTGGTCAAGCCCGCGCAAGCGGCGCCAACAGTTGCGGATCGTTTCCGAGGACTTCTCTAG